Proteins encoded together in one Chryseobacterium sp. G0201 window:
- a CDS encoding deoxycytidylate deaminase, protein MNKFDKAYLKMAQEWANLSYCKRKQVGALIVKDRMIISDGYNGTPSGFENCCEDEGGKTHWYVLHAEANAILKLASSTQSAKGATLYLTLSPCKECSKLILQAGISRLVYINEYSDDDGISFLRNHNIEIEQISDCELKK, encoded by the coding sequence ATGAATAAGTTTGATAAAGCTTATCTAAAAATGGCCCAAGAGTGGGCAAACCTTTCCTACTGCAAACGAAAACAAGTAGGAGCTCTTATCGTAAAAGATAGGATGATTATTTCAGATGGTTACAACGGCACTCCTTCGGGATTTGAAAACTGCTGTGAAGATGAAGGCGGAAAAACACACTGGTACGTGCTGCATGCAGAAGCTAACGCAATATTAAAGTTAGCCTCTTCCACGCAATCTGCAAAGGGCGCAACGTTATATTTAACGCTCTCTCCCTGTAAAGAATGTAGTAAACTCATTCTGCAGGCGGGAATCTCCAGACTAGTGTATATAAATGAATATTCGGACGATGATGGGATATCGTTCTTAAGGAACCATAACATTGAAATAGAACAAATATCGGATTGTGAACTAAAAAAATAA
- a CDS encoding enoyl-CoA hydratase/isomerase family protein, protein MSYENILLNKEDKLSIITINRPESLNALNAKTIQEISSALEELDSDTTCRVIILTGSGEKSFVAGADIKEFSDFGQEKAEELARNGQNFLFNKIENLSKPVIAAVNGFALGGGLELAMACHIRYASENAKLGLPEVTLGLIPGYGGTQRLPKLVGKGLANEMIFSAKMIPAQRAKEIGLVNEVYPIVDLLTKTKELANVIAHNSPMAISKAINAVNLSDTDKGFETEIKYFGELFELEDKKEGVSAFIEKRKPNF, encoded by the coding sequence ATGAGTTACGAGAATATATTATTAAATAAAGAAGATAAATTATCTATAATCACAATAAACAGACCTGAAAGTTTAAATGCTTTGAATGCAAAGACAATTCAGGAGATAAGTTCAGCGTTAGAAGAATTAGATTCTGATACCACTTGCAGAGTAATCATTCTTACAGGAAGCGGAGAAAAATCTTTCGTTGCCGGAGCTGATATTAAAGAATTTAGTGATTTTGGACAAGAAAAAGCGGAAGAATTAGCCAGAAACGGACAAAACTTCCTTTTTAATAAAATAGAAAACCTATCCAAACCTGTCATTGCCGCAGTAAACGGCTTTGCGTTAGGAGGAGGTTTAGAGCTTGCCATGGCGTGCCACATCAGATATGCATCGGAAAATGCAAAATTGGGACTTCCGGAAGTTACTTTAGGATTAATTCCTGGGTACGGAGGAACTCAAAGACTACCGAAGCTTGTAGGAAAAGGCCTTGCCAACGAAATGATCTTCTCTGCCAAAATGATCCCCGCTCAAAGAGCTAAAGAGATCGGCTTGGTAAATGAAGTATACCCTATCGTAGATTTATTAACTAAAACCAAAGAACTAGCAAACGTTATTGCCCACAACTCACCGATGGCAATATCAAAGGCAATAAATGCCGTGAATTTATCTGATACGGATAAAGGTTTTGAAACTGAGATCAAGTATTTCGGAGAACTTTTTGAACTTGAAGATAAAAAAGAAGGAGTTTCTGCTTTTATTGAAAAAAGAAAGCCTAACTTCTAA
- a CDS encoding NUDIX hydrolase has translation MKLLKYCPSCGKESLHWDGEKKWSCPNCNFNLYNNVAGAVAVVIRCGDEIYLTRRNQEPKKGKLDLAGGFVDPRESAEETCKRELFEELQLDINISNLKYLTSLPNVYQYKEIDYNTIDLFYEYNVSEKFEVNIELSEISETQWIPLSKINLDDIAFDSQKIFFERYLKNI, from the coding sequence ATGAAACTATTGAAATATTGCCCAAGCTGTGGCAAAGAATCTCTACATTGGGATGGCGAAAAAAAATGGAGCTGCCCAAATTGTAATTTCAACCTTTACAACAACGTTGCCGGCGCAGTAGCCGTAGTAATAAGATGTGGAGATGAAATTTATCTTACCAGAAGAAATCAGGAGCCTAAAAAAGGAAAACTTGATCTGGCGGGAGGTTTTGTAGATCCGAGAGAAAGTGCAGAAGAAACCTGTAAAAGAGAGCTTTTTGAGGAACTTCAGCTTGATATCAATATTTCAAACTTAAAATATTTAACGAGTCTTCCAAACGTTTATCAATACAAAGAAATTGATTATAATACGATCGATTTGTTTTATGAATACAATGTTTCGGAGAAATTTGAAGTGAATATTGAGTTATCTGAGATCTCAGAAACGCAATGGATTCCTTTAAGTAAAATCAATCTCGATGATATCGCTTTTGATTCTCAGAAAATATTTTTTGAAAGGTATTTAAAGAATATTTAA
- a CDS encoding acyl-CoA thioesterase: MAKIKKASESLTIMTNIVLPNETNSLRNLFGGELLAKMDRCASISAARHCERRVVTASVNHVSFNHPIPEGGIVILESKVSRAFSTSMEVYVDVWLDDPISQKKTHTNAGIYTFVAVDEFNRPIPIPEMIPESEEEKERFAAAFRRKELSLILSGRMKPLESVELKKLFQEPVEPETDK, from the coding sequence ATGGCAAAAATAAAAAAAGCGTCAGAATCTCTGACCATTATGACAAACATCGTTCTTCCTAACGAAACCAACTCTTTAAGAAATCTTTTTGGTGGCGAATTATTGGCAAAAATGGATCGTTGTGCATCTATTTCTGCAGCGAGACATTGCGAAAGAAGAGTGGTTACAGCTTCTGTAAATCATGTTTCTTTCAACCATCCGATTCCTGAAGGTGGAATTGTGATCTTAGAATCTAAAGTTTCAAGAGCATTTTCAACTTCTATGGAGGTTTATGTTGATGTTTGGTTGGATGATCCTATCAGTCAGAAAAAAACGCATACGAATGCAGGAATCTATACTTTCGTTGCGGTGGATGAATTCAATCGCCCAATTCCGATTCCGGAAATGATTCCGGAAAGTGAAGAAGAAAAAGAAAGATTTGCCGCTGCATTCCGTAGAAAAGAATTATCATTGATTCTTTCAGGAAGAATGAAGCCATTGGAATCTGTAGAATTGAAAAAATTATTCCAGGAACCAGTGGAACCGGAAACTGACAAATAA
- a CDS encoding serine hydrolase domain-containing protein, producing the protein MKKRNFVLILAVFLLIFSCKKKSESKESVSENTTNLPNYGSVDLDNVFTKGDGQLSDKASLVRYIDQYYKKIWEGSDLSGGILVAKGDDILYENYRGFGREGNQMPIDKNTPLHVASVSKTLTAMAMMKLIEAGKIKFTDHLTQFFPGFPYPNVTVQTLLDQRSGLPKYEYFIAKIPPTSPELAKPYITNQDVLNMIIKYKPELARDTDTGFMYCNTNFALLALLIEKVTKTPFPQAMKEMVFEPLKMKNSYIFQEKDIPTASQSFYYGGNKLYPLDRLDLIYGDKNVYTTPRDLYNFSKAMFSKDFLKPELMAMVFAPYSNEKAGMNNYGLGFRMKIFDNGEKLTYHNGWWHGTNSVFAHLLKSKVTIVAIGNKYSNKVYTALALSGLFEDFPVQKDKLHSVMNDNKDSLNGGQDVTE; encoded by the coding sequence ATGAAGAAGCGTAACTTTGTACTTATTTTAGCTGTTTTTTTACTTATTTTTTCCTGTAAAAAAAAATCCGAATCTAAAGAATCTGTATCTGAAAATACAACTAATCTTCCTAATTACGGAAGTGTAGATCTTGATAATGTTTTTACAAAAGGAGACGGACAGCTTTCCGACAAAGCTTCTCTTGTTCGCTATATCGATCAGTATTACAAAAAGATTTGGGAAGGTAGCGACCTTAGTGGCGGAATATTAGTAGCAAAAGGTGACGATATTTTGTATGAAAATTACAGAGGTTTCGGAAGAGAAGGCAACCAAATGCCGATCGATAAAAATACACCTTTGCATGTAGCTTCAGTTTCAAAAACATTGACGGCGATGGCGATGATGAAATTAATTGAAGCCGGAAAAATAAAATTTACAGATCATTTGACCCAATTTTTTCCGGGATTTCCTTATCCGAATGTGACGGTTCAGACGTTGTTGGATCAAAGAAGCGGTCTCCCAAAGTATGAATATTTTATTGCTAAAATTCCACCGACATCACCTGAACTTGCAAAACCTTATATTACCAATCAGGATGTATTAAATATGATCATTAAATACAAACCTGAATTGGCAAGAGATACCGACACCGGTTTCATGTACTGCAACACCAATTTTGCGTTACTGGCTTTGTTAATCGAGAAAGTTACAAAAACTCCTTTTCCACAGGCAATGAAAGAAATGGTTTTTGAGCCTTTAAAAATGAAAAACAGTTACATTTTCCAGGAAAAAGACATTCCTACAGCGTCACAGTCTTTCTATTATGGAGGAAACAAATTATATCCTTTAGACAGATTAGATCTTATTTATGGGGATAAAAATGTCTACACAACGCCCAGAGATCTTTATAATTTCTCAAAAGCAATGTTCTCAAAAGACTTCTTAAAACCTGAATTAATGGCAATGGTTTTTGCTCCTTACAGTAATGAAAAAGCAGGAATGAATAATTATGGATTAGGATTCAGAATGAAGATTTTTGATAACGGAGAGAAATTGACTTACCATAACGGTTGGTGGCACGGAACAAATTCTGTTTTTGCTCATTTATTAAAATCAAAAGTAACTATTGTGGCGATTGGGAATAAATATTCAAACAAAGTGTATACAGCGCTTGCTTTATCCGGCTTATTTGAAGATTTTCCGGTGCAGAAAGATAAGCTTCACAGTGTGATGAATGACAATAAAGATTCTTTAAATGGCGGGCAGGATGTTACAGAATAA
- a CDS encoding Ig-like domain-containing protein, producing MKRLLLLFIIGFLLQSCARVGSPVGGPKDSLAPKFLSSNIDTTRINVSRDIRELRLDFDEYITLKDINKNLIISPPIKNIKRILPSNIANKYVLIQWTDTLQANTTYNFNFGNSIVDNNEANILRYFNFAFSTGEKLDDLYISGEVKDALAIKKQSESAENKLVVGLYQVKDTINYKQKPYYITKVDTDGYYELNYLSPGKYKIIAFEDENGNSMYDPGKEKVGFQKDAVDVEKSISGLNLKVSPSKKALKYGEMKEMPGGILMTFEGNPTDVKVLSINDKLQDIKVTHRPKSDSINIWFDAAAQKVGQGTTENLKFSYDVDNKKDTVSVFYKQNAKNEMQISNTDGGLLPPKTDFKITSNYIIDKINPEKWVLKSDSLTTQDFTAKISETNPYQILIKSDFIAGKKYQLTVPKTTVSSFYAKNSESKRFDFEADKVENYGNLTLKLENAPATSYWVQLLDASEKIVYQNYTKGSEVKFDILKPAEYIVRILVDNNENKYWDESDFLNEVFAEDSYVFYKLAVIRPLWETNETWDLKDTRTLESPKTTTPKSSTPFPNAPVKQDANNRELKSGGAVLTPVK from the coding sequence ATGAAAAGACTTCTTCTCTTATTTATTATAGGTTTTCTTTTGCAATCGTGCGCAAGAGTGGGCTCTCCAGTTGGTGGGCCTAAAGATTCTCTGGCTCCAAAATTTTTAAGTTCAAATATTGATACGACAAGGATCAATGTTTCAAGAGATATTCGCGAACTGCGTCTTGATTTTGATGAATATATCACGCTGAAAGACATCAATAAAAATCTGATTATTTCGCCGCCAATTAAAAATATCAAGCGTATTTTGCCTTCAAATATTGCTAATAAATATGTTCTGATCCAATGGACGGATACTTTACAGGCCAATACAACCTATAATTTCAACTTCGGAAACTCTATTGTTGATAATAATGAAGCCAATATTCTTCGCTATTTCAATTTTGCATTTTCCACGGGAGAAAAACTGGATGATTTGTATATCAGTGGTGAAGTAAAAGATGCCTTAGCTATAAAAAAACAATCTGAAAGCGCTGAAAATAAACTTGTTGTAGGATTATATCAGGTAAAAGACACCATTAATTATAAACAAAAGCCTTACTATATCACAAAAGTTGATACTGATGGTTATTATGAACTGAATTATCTGTCGCCTGGCAAATATAAGATTATCGCTTTTGAAGATGAGAACGGAAACTCAATGTATGATCCCGGAAAAGAGAAAGTTGGTTTCCAGAAAGATGCAGTAGATGTTGAAAAATCTATTTCTGGATTAAATTTAAAAGTATCTCCTTCTAAAAAGGCTCTAAAATACGGTGAAATGAAAGAAATGCCGGGCGGAATTTTAATGACATTCGAGGGAAATCCAACAGATGTTAAAGTTCTTTCAATCAATGATAAACTTCAGGATATAAAAGTCACTCATCGACCAAAATCAGATTCTATCAATATCTGGTTTGATGCTGCAGCTCAAAAAGTGGGACAAGGAACAACAGAAAACCTGAAGTTCAGTTATGATGTTGATAACAAAAAGGATACAGTTTCTGTTTTTTACAAGCAGAATGCTAAAAATGAAATGCAAATTTCTAATACCGATGGTGGTTTGCTACCTCCAAAAACAGATTTCAAGATCACTTCAAATTATATTATCGATAAGATAAATCCTGAAAAATGGGTGTTGAAAAGCGACAGTTTAACCACTCAAGACTTTACGGCTAAGATTTCTGAAACCAATCCGTATCAGATTTTAATTAAATCAGATTTTATCGCAGGAAAAAAATATCAACTGACGGTTCCAAAGACAACGGTTTCTTCATTTTATGCTAAAAATTCGGAATCAAAACGTTTTGATTTTGAAGCCGACAAAGTTGAAAATTATGGTAATTTGACATTAAAACTTGAAAATGCACCAGCTACAAGTTATTGGGTTCAGTTATTAGATGCATCAGAGAAAATTGTTTATCAAAATTATACAAAAGGAAGTGAGGTGAAATTTGACATCTTAAAACCTGCTGAATACATCGTCCGGATATTGGTTGATAATAATGAAAATAAATATTGGGATGAATCTGATTTCTTAAATGAAGTTTTTGCTGAAGATTCTTATGTGTTTTACAAACTCGCTGTCATCAGACCGCTGTGGGAAACCAATGAAACCTGGGATTTGAAAGATACAAGAACACTTGAAAGTCCTAAAACAACGACTCCGAAATCATCAACACCTTTTCCAAACGCACCTGTAAAACAAGATGCAAATAACCGTGAGTTAAAATCAGGAGGTGCTGTTTTGACTCCTGTGAAGTAA
- a CDS encoding heme-binding domain-containing protein translates to MKTFKKIVFWSLVTFAIIQFIPIDRVNKPVNHAVNFVDAKKTPQKIIDLIKGACYDCHSNETVYPKYAYIAPISWSVKSHINEGRERLNFSIWGTYNKELKENMLSRAAETVQNRMMPMPGYIVYHKEANLSDAERKLIGSYFEEMLKNKSY, encoded by the coding sequence ATGAAGACGTTTAAAAAAATTGTGTTTTGGAGTTTGGTGACCTTTGCTATCATTCAGTTTATTCCGATCGATAGGGTTAATAAACCGGTAAATCATGCTGTGAATTTTGTTGATGCTAAAAAGACTCCGCAAAAGATCATAGATTTGATAAAAGGAGCTTGTTATGACTGTCATTCCAACGAAACGGTTTATCCTAAATATGCTTATATCGCTCCGATTTCATGGTCTGTGAAAAGCCATATTAATGAAGGAAGAGAACGTCTTAATTTTTCTATTTGGGGAACTTATAACAAAGAATTGAAAGAAAACATGCTGAGCAGAGCTGCAGAAACTGTTCAGAACAGGATGATGCCAATGCCCGGATATATTGTTTATCATAAAGAAGCCAACCTTTCTGATGCGGAAAGAAAGCTTATTGGTTCTTACTTTGAGGAAATGCTCAAGAACAAATCGTATTAA
- the xerD gene encoding site-specific tyrosine recombinase XerD, whose translation MTWDEKIKDFEIFLRFERNFSENTLDAYVRDIKKLREYAIEDLENVGPGSIGYENLQEYIFNLSKQKFSERSQARWISSIKAFFKFLLEDEFREDNPASLLEGPKLGLYLPDTLSLPDINKIISAIEVSSDLGKRNQCIIEVLYGCGLRVSELIDLKISNINFVENYIKVNGKGNKTRFVPLADFTADLLKSYIEDTRSKCKINKKYEDSLFLNSRGTSMSRVIVFLIIKELTDKAGVSKKISPHTFRHSFATHLLQNGADLRYIQEMLGHSSITTTEIYTHLKTEELRDVILNYHPRNINITQ comes from the coding sequence ATGACTTGGGATGAAAAAATTAAGGATTTTGAAATATTTCTTCGATTCGAAAGAAATTTTTCAGAAAACACTCTCGACGCATACGTTCGAGACATTAAGAAATTAAGAGAATACGCAATAGAGGATCTGGAAAACGTCGGTCCGGGTTCTATAGGGTATGAAAACCTGCAAGAGTACATCTTCAACCTTTCCAAACAAAAATTCAGCGAAAGATCACAGGCAAGATGGATTTCTTCTATAAAAGCTTTCTTCAAATTTTTACTTGAAGATGAGTTTCGTGAAGATAATCCCGCATCTCTGCTTGAGGGTCCCAAGTTGGGATTGTATCTTCCGGACACATTAAGTCTTCCTGATATCAATAAGATTATCAGCGCTATAGAGGTGTCTTCAGATCTTGGAAAGAGAAATCAATGTATCATTGAGGTACTTTACGGATGTGGACTCCGCGTTTCGGAACTTATTGATCTAAAAATCTCCAACATCAATTTCGTAGAAAATTACATCAAAGTGAACGGAAAGGGTAACAAAACCCGCTTCGTACCATTGGCGGATTTTACTGCAGATTTGTTGAAAAGCTACATTGAAGATACTCGTTCAAAATGCAAGATCAATAAAAAGTACGAAGATTCACTATTTCTGAACAGCAGAGGCACATCTATGTCCAGAGTAATAGTATTCTTAATCATAAAAGAGCTTACAGATAAAGCCGGTGTAAGCAAAAAAATATCTCCACACACGTTCAGACATTCTTTTGCAACGCATCTATTACAAAATGGTGCAGATCTACGTTATATACAGGAAATGCTTGGTCATTCCAGTATTACAACAACGGAAATCTACACCCATTTGAAAACTGAAGAACTTCGGGATGTAATCTTGAATTATCACCCGAGAAATATTAATATTACTCAATGA
- a CDS encoding 2-hydroxyacid dehydrogenase yields MKILLLDKNHPLITEQLLAKNFILEEDFTSSYDEVCAKIENYDGVIIRSRIPLDKNFLEKGKNLKFIARVGAGMENIDIPVADKLGIQLINSPEGNRDSVAEHVVGMLLILMNRLFIASQEVKNGIWLREENRGDELLGKTVGLIGYGNMGKATAKRLSGFGCKVIFHDILPNLSDEYATQVSLEELKEKAEVLSLHIPLTELSYYLIDGPFISDMKNDFYFVNTARGKNIETKSLVEALKSGKVKGACLDVLEYEKSSFENLEVDNEDLKYLLNSEKVIVTPHIAGWTHQSKEKLAQVIVDKIIAQFA; encoded by the coding sequence ATGAAGATCCTACTTTTAGATAAAAACCATCCTCTTATCACCGAGCAGCTTTTAGCAAAAAACTTTATTTTGGAAGAAGATTTTACTTCGTCTTACGATGAGGTTTGTGCTAAGATTGAAAACTACGACGGAGTTATTATCAGAAGCCGAATTCCTTTAGATAAAAACTTTTTGGAGAAAGGTAAAAACCTGAAATTCATCGCTAGAGTAGGAGCGGGAATGGAAAATATTGATATTCCTGTTGCTGACAAATTGGGTATTCAATTAATCAATTCTCCCGAAGGGAACAGAGATTCAGTTGCCGAGCATGTTGTCGGAATGTTATTGATCTTAATGAACCGACTTTTCATTGCATCCCAAGAAGTGAAGAACGGAATTTGGTTGCGTGAAGAAAATCGTGGTGATGAATTATTAGGTAAAACTGTTGGTTTAATAGGCTACGGAAACATGGGAAAAGCAACAGCGAAAAGACTTTCAGGTTTTGGCTGTAAAGTGATTTTTCATGATATTTTGCCTAACCTTTCTGATGAATATGCCACACAGGTTTCTTTAGAAGAATTAAAAGAAAAAGCTGAGGTTTTAAGTCTGCATATTCCTTTGACGGAGTTGTCTTATTATTTAATTGACGGACCGTTTATTTCTGATATGAAAAATGATTTCTATTTCGTAAATACAGCGAGGGGAAAAAACATAGAAACTAAAAGCTTAGTTGAAGCTTTGAAGTCCGGAAAGGTAAAAGGAGCCTGTCTCGATGTTTTGGAATATGAAAAGTCTTCTTTCGAAAATTTAGAAGTCGATAATGAAGATTTGAAATACCTTTTAAACTCTGAAAAGGTAATCGTTACACCTCATATTGCTGGTTGGACGCATCAAAGCAAAGAAAAACTGGCGCAGGTTATTGTTGATAAAATTATTGCTCAGTTTGCTTAA